The Bemisia tabaci chromosome 5, PGI_BMITA_v3 genome includes a window with the following:
- the E(Pc) gene encoding enhancer of polycomb homolog 1, whose amino-acid sequence MSKLSFRARALDASKPMPIYMSEELPDLPEYSAINRAVPQMPSGMEKEEECEHHLQRAICAGLIIPTPEVNAISEAIYNKLYPPTFQVPKKLIHMQPFAMEQDIPDYDMDSEDEKWVSSHSKTLGLNADKFEEIMDRLEKNSGHSVVTQTEAKMLFKEDDDLIMSVYDYWLNKRLRTLQSLIPTVKTDQNATGTNNPNPYIAFRRRTEKMQTRKNRKNDEASYEKMIRLQKDLNRALMILELVKRRENSKRELLHLSVEVYEKRYQLNDFNGQILAEVSHNKNNLRNVFTPIYTNHFPNHSSSWVPKPTQEMNSWTKEKRQYKKRKHKAQSSLYPDTANDDDRTSPVPTERAVEDEDSSHVFRRNSQCSYQAPIPNFGNWPWCSSEEGGYADKRYRYSLTSISRPHPQCIGFARRRVGRGGRVILDRVCESQDDYWAAQDFKILERIPADQLASHSQPEVTCFRPLTPEEPLLEADRLTPPSSPVIYDVENLLSPTQSVATIEVNFANSSAFQNDTTSCPSSTILKDRLSIPKENGIDSKRNLSTLFHNDVLKSNSNSGSLLDRWAKYDSSVVSTTTVKKCKTFNVLKSGDPIGCSVFETTPTSSSEPVLFNLEVINSKLSSPVQLNVSTCDNNGS is encoded by the coding sequence atgagtaaattaagTTTTCGAGCGCGGGCGCTCGACGCGTCCAAACCCATGCCAATTTACATGTCAGAAGAGCTGCCTGATCTTCCTGAATATTCAGCGATTAACAGAGCCGTACCTCAAATGCCTAGTGGAatggaaaaggaggaagaatgCGAACATCACCTCCAACGAGCTATTTGCGCCGGTTTGATAATTCCTACACCAGAAGTCAACGCTATCAGTGAGGCCATCTACAACAAACTCTATCCTCCGACGTTCCAGGTACCGAAGAAACTGATTCATATGCAACCGTTTGCTATGGAGCAAGACATTCCAGACTATGACATGGACTCGGAAGATGAAAAATGGGTTAGTTCTCACTCAAAAACTTTAGGGCTTAATGCAGATAAATTTGAGGAAATAATGGATAGATTAGAAAAGAATAGTGGTCATTCAGTAGTAACGCAAACTGAGGCGAAAATGCTTTTTAAGGAAGATGATGATTTAATCATGTCTGTTTATGACTATTGGCTGAATAAACGCCTCAGAACCCTACAGAGTTTAATTCCAACAGTCAAAACTGATCAGAATGCTACTGGCACCAATAATCCGAACCCATATATCGCCTTTCGAAGACGCACGGAAAAAATGCAGACTCGAAAAAATCGTAAGAATGATGAGGCCTCATATGAAAAGATGATCAGGTTGCAAAAAGATCTAAATAGAGCCCTGATGATTTTAGAACTAGTCAAACGCCGAGAAAATTCGAAACGTGAATTACTTCATTTATCAGTAGAGGTGTACGAAAAACGCTATCAGCTCAACGACTTTAATGGCCAAATCTTAGCAGAAGTTTCCCACAATAAAAACAACCTACGCAATGTTTTTACTCCTATCTATACCAATCACTTTCCTAATCACTCTTCCAGTTGGGTACCAAAACCAACGCAAGAAATGAATTCCTGGACTAAAGAGAAACGACAGTATAAAAAACGGAAACACAAAGCGCAAAGTTCCCTTTATCCAGACACTGCTAATGATGATGACAGAACAAGTCCTGTCCCTACAGAAAGAGCAGTGGAGGATGAAGATTCAAGCCATGTCTTTCGGAGAAATAGTCAATGCTCCTATCAAGCTCCTATTCCTAATTTTGGTAATTGGCCATGGTGTAGCTCCGAAGAAGGAGGTTATGCTGATAAGCGGTACAGGTACAGCCTCACCTCCATCTCTAGACCACATCCGCAGTGTATCGGCTTTGCAAGGCGAAGAGTCGGCAGAGGTGGTCGTGTTATATTAGATCGAGTTTGTGAAAGCCAAGATGACTACTGGGCAGCTCAAGACTTCAAAATACTTGAAAGGATTCCTGCAGACCAATTAGCAAGCCACTCACAACCAGAAGTGACCTGCTTCAGGCCGTTGACACCAGAGGAGCCGCTCCTAGAGGCTGACAGACTTACACCGCCCTCATCTCCTGTGATCTATGATGTAGAAAACTTGCTTAGTCCAACACAAAGTGTCGCAACTATTGAAGTGAACTTTGCGAATAGTTCGGCTTTTCAAAATGATACTACCTCTTGTCCTTCATCGACTATACTAAAAGATAGATTATCAATACCGAAAGAAAATGGGATTGATTCAAAACGAAATCTTAGCACTCTCTTCCATAATGATGTCCTCAAAAGTAACTCCAATAGTGGCTCATTGCTAGATAGATGGGCTAAGTATGATTCATCAGTAGTCAGCACAACAACTGTGAAGAAGTGCAAAACATTCAATGTTTTAAAAAGTGGCGATCCGATCGGTTGTTCTGTCTTTGAAACAACACCAACATCGTCAAGTGAACCGGTTCTTTTCAATCTAGAAGTGATCAATTCTAAACTGAGTTCGCCTGTGCAATTAAATGTATCGACTTGTGATAATAATGGGAGCTGA